One stretch of Balneolaceae bacterium DNA includes these proteins:
- a CDS encoding DNA-3-methyladenine glycosylase I: protein MNDDLDRCDWCLGTFEDYVTYHDEEWGVPVRDDRTHFEFLILEGAQAGLSWSTILKKREGYREAFAGFDPTRVARFDEARIARLLENPGIVRNRLKVRAAVSNARAFLELQEKEGSFSDYIWGFVGGHPIVNRWKTMDQVPATSPESDALSRDLKKRGFKFVGSTIVYAHMQATGLVNDHLLDCFRHGEVHSG, encoded by the coding sequence ATGAACGATGACCTTGATCGCTGCGACTGGTGCCTCGGCACCTTTGAAGACTACGTGACCTACCACGACGAGGAGTGGGGCGTTCCGGTGCGCGACGACCGCACCCATTTCGAATTTCTCATCCTGGAAGGCGCACAGGCCGGCCTCAGCTGGAGTACCATCCTCAAAAAAAGGGAGGGCTACCGCGAAGCCTTCGCAGGTTTTGATCCTACAAGGGTGGCCCGCTTTGACGAGGCGCGCATCGCCCGCCTGCTTGAAAACCCCGGCATCGTGCGCAACCGCCTCAAGGTGCGCGCCGCCGTATCCAACGCCCGCGCCTTCCTTGAGCTGCAGGAAAAGGAGGGCAGCTTCAGCGACTACATATGGGGTTTCGTGGGAGGCCATCCCATCGTGAACCGGTGGAAGACGATGGACCAGGTGCCGGCCACCAGCCCCGAATCGGATGCCCTCAGCCGAGATCTCAAAAAGAGGGGCTTTAAATTCGTGGGAAGCACCATCGTCTATGCCCACATGCAGGCAACTGGATTGGTTAACGACCACCTGCTGGACTGCTTCCGCCATGGCGAGGTGCATTCGGGATAG
- a CDS encoding pitrilysin family protein, which translates to MKTSILRSLPVLAVLVLLTGTQPSDAQSLQEFEQKVTEFTLDNGLTFVVVNRPVAPVVSFVTFVDVGAANEPVGHTGIAHIFEHMAFKGTHEIGTSNWEAEQDLLEEMDAVYQEWLQESYSPSPDSARMEELMAEFNSLQEEAGQYVVNNQFSEIVSRNGGTGMNASTSADQTMYFYSLPENRAELWFSLESARFKNPVFREFYKEKDAVREERRARESQPTGRLVEEFLAVAYTAHPYGRSIIGWPSDITATTMEDTREFYETYYVPSNITIGIAGDITADRARELAETYFGDIPRGPEPPPVYTKEPEQLGKRQFTIREQSQPVLLMGYHAVAQDHPDFDDLQLLGAVISQGRTSRLYKRMVEEEQLALGVQALNGFPGTKFETMFMTLAIPNQGVSVDTLQSVIHEEIEKVKQGVLTQEELDRARTNIRAGLIRSLDSNMGLAQSFAAAEAQRGDWRTVFTGIDDLQEVTLEDLQRVARTYLTEDNLTVGTIEQPESDTTSADNTSR; encoded by the coding sequence ATGAAAACATCCATTCTTCGCAGTCTGCCCGTTTTGGCGGTCCTTGTGCTGCTGACCGGCACCCAACCCTCCGACGCCCAGTCCCTGCAGGAGTTCGAGCAGAAAGTCACCGAATTCACGCTGGACAACGGACTGACCTTCGTGGTGGTGAACCGTCCCGTGGCCCCGGTGGTCAGCTTCGTCACCTTCGTGGACGTGGGGGCGGCCAACGAACCTGTAGGACACACCGGCATCGCCCATATCTTCGAGCACATGGCCTTCAAGGGTACCCACGAGATCGGCACCAGCAACTGGGAAGCCGAACAGGATCTCCTGGAGGAGATGGACGCCGTCTACCAGGAGTGGCTGCAGGAGAGCTACAGCCCCTCGCCCGACAGCGCACGAATGGAGGAACTGATGGCTGAGTTCAACTCCCTTCAGGAGGAGGCCGGCCAATACGTGGTCAACAACCAGTTCAGTGAGATTGTATCGCGCAACGGCGGCACGGGCATGAACGCCTCCACCAGCGCCGACCAGACCATGTACTTCTACAGCCTGCCCGAGAATCGGGCAGAGCTATGGTTCAGCCTGGAGTCGGCCCGTTTCAAGAACCCCGTCTTCCGCGAGTTCTACAAGGAGAAAGATGCCGTGCGCGAGGAAAGGCGGGCCCGTGAATCGCAGCCGACCGGACGCCTGGTGGAAGAGTTCCTGGCCGTAGCCTATACCGCGCATCCCTATGGCAGGTCTATCATCGGCTGGCCCTCCGACATCACCGCCACCACCATGGAGGACACGCGCGAGTTCTATGAGACCTATTACGTGCCCTCCAACATTACCATTGGCATCGCGGGCGACATTACGGCCGATCGGGCCCGGGAGCTGGCCGAAACCTACTTCGGGGACATCCCGCGCGGACCGGAACCCCCGCCCGTCTACACCAAGGAGCCTGAGCAGCTCGGAAAGCGGCAGTTCACCATCCGCGAGCAGTCGCAACCCGTTCTACTCATGGGTTACCACGCGGTGGCCCAGGACCATCCCGATTTTGACGACCTGCAGCTCCTGGGAGCCGTCATCAGCCAGGGACGCACCTCCCGTCTCTACAAGCGCATGGTAGAGGAGGAGCAGCTGGCACTGGGCGTGCAGGCCCTGAACGGCTTCCCCGGTACCAAGTTCGAGACCATGTTCATGACCCTGGCCATTCCCAACCAGGGCGTATCGGTGGACACCCTGCAATCGGTGATCCACGAGGAGATCGAGAAAGTAAAACAGGGCGTCCTCACCCAGGAGGAGCTTGACCGCGCCCGCACCAACATACGCGCCGGACTGATCCGCAGCCTCGACAGCAATATGGGACTCGCCCAGTCTTTCGCGGCCGCCGAGGCCCAGCGGGGCGACTGGCGGACCGTATTTACCGGCATCGACGACCTGCAGGAGGTTACCCTGGAGGACCTGCAGCGCGTGGCCCGGACCTATCTGACCGAGGACAACCTCACGGTAGGCACCATTGAGCAGCCCGAGTCCGACACCACCTCCGCAGACAATACTTCCCGGTAA
- a CDS encoding pitrilysin family protein, with the protein MLKRLSIFCLLFGLSIGSALGQQRSYDELEFPELNEFQQPDVTTFTTANGIRFFLVEDHELPLIDLSVRIRTGEVLVPDEKTGLASMTGTVMRSGGTENYPADTLNQILEYRAASMETGIGFSSGSASMNVLKEDFGELLPIFIDLLRNPAFPQDKIDLAKTQTKSNISRRNDNPQQVASRVFQQVIYGESSIYARNTEYETVNNITREDMMQFHEEHFTGENMMVGVIGDFETSEMRRQLEQAFGALPAGEETTLEFPEVDYDWENSINLVDKPDVTQSTVIMGHIGGMRDNPDYPEVQVMNQVLSGGFSGRLMQVVRTEMGLAYTVSGSYGMGNTNYPGVFTAGVGTQTSTTAEAIDAVIEQIERLRQEPIPQQELQETKEQFLNSLVFRYTSYEDVLNERMSYAYLGLPEDTFDEYVEGVRNTTVEDVQRVAQEYMHPDSLQILVVGNKSGLGDQLQKYGEVNEIDISIPQPGQDSAEAAPAGDPVRGAELLSQMSEALIAPGTQIDSLSVQGEVTLQGQTMQSSLTINYPDAIRQTVQAPTGTLTMSYSGGQGTLSVGGQSQPLPQPYVQSLRQTLNRDYLAVAQKVSELESRVHRHGRGRRYRAGQGAPQSRGNGHHLHDQSGDRLSQHHALPAVRAAGRLAGDHRGALFRLDRGGRRGLCLLGDYLPGRQPGQPGYIHQPYRALNWRLRFPAYRI; encoded by the coding sequence ATGTTAAAACGACTGAGCATTTTCTGCCTGCTGTTTGGCTTATCCATCGGCTCCGCCCTGGGCCAGCAGCGCAGCTACGACGAACTGGAATTCCCCGAACTGAACGAGTTCCAGCAGCCCGATGTGACCACCTTCACCACCGCCAACGGCATCCGTTTCTTTCTGGTGGAGGACCATGAGCTACCACTTATCGACCTCAGCGTGCGCATCCGCACCGGGGAGGTACTGGTGCCCGACGAGAAGACGGGCCTTGCATCGATGACGGGCACCGTCATGCGCTCGGGCGGCACGGAAAACTACCCGGCCGATACTCTCAACCAGATCCTGGAGTACCGGGCGGCCAGCATGGAGACCGGTATCGGATTCTCCTCGGGCTCGGCCTCCATGAATGTGCTCAAAGAAGACTTTGGGGAGCTGCTTCCCATCTTCATCGACCTGCTGCGCAACCCGGCCTTTCCGCAGGACAAAATTGACCTGGCCAAGACCCAGACCAAGAGCAACATCTCCCGCCGCAACGACAACCCGCAGCAGGTGGCCAGCCGCGTCTTTCAGCAGGTCATCTACGGGGAGTCATCAATCTACGCTCGCAACACCGAGTATGAGACGGTGAACAACATCACGCGCGAGGACATGATGCAGTTCCACGAGGAGCATTTCACGGGCGAGAACATGATGGTGGGCGTCATCGGCGATTTTGAAACCTCCGAGATGCGCCGTCAGCTCGAACAGGCTTTCGGCGCCCTCCCCGCAGGAGAGGAAACCACCCTCGAATTTCCCGAGGTCGACTACGACTGGGAGAACAGCATCAATCTGGTGGACAAGCCCGACGTGACGCAGAGCACCGTGATCATGGGACACATCGGTGGCATGCGCGACAACCCCGACTACCCCGAGGTACAGGTGATGAACCAGGTACTCAGCGGGGGCTTCAGCGGACGTCTCATGCAGGTGGTCCGCACTGAAATGGGACTTGCCTACACCGTGAGCGGCTCCTACGGCATGGGCAACACCAACTACCCCGGCGTTTTCACGGCGGGCGTGGGCACGCAGACCTCCACCACCGCGGAGGCCATTGACGCGGTCATCGAACAGATCGAGCGCCTGCGGCAGGAACCCATCCCGCAGCAGGAGCTGCAGGAAACCAAGGAGCAGTTTCTGAATTCCCTGGTGTTTCGCTACACCAGCTACGAGGACGTTCTCAACGAGCGCATGTCCTACGCGTATCTCGGCCTTCCCGAAGATACCTTTGACGAATACGTGGAGGGCGTCCGCAACACCACCGTGGAAGACGTGCAGCGGGTGGCGCAGGAGTACATGCATCCCGACTCCCTGCAAATTCTGGTGGTGGGCAACAAGAGCGGGCTGGGCGACCAGCTGCAGAAGTACGGGGAGGTCAACGAAATCGACATCAGCATTCCACAGCCGGGACAGGACTCAGCCGAGGCCGCTCCGGCAGGCGACCCGGTGCGGGGAGCCGAGCTGCTCAGCCAGATGTCCGAAGCCCTGATCGCCCCCGGCACGCAAATAGACAGCCTGAGCGTACAGGGTGAGGTCACCCTCCAGGGACAGACCATGCAGTCTTCCCTTACCATCAACTATCCCGACGCCATACGCCAGACCGTCCAGGCGCCCACCGGTACGCTGACCATGTCCTATTCCGGCGGCCAGGGCACCCTGAGCGTAGGCGGACAGTCGCAGCCCCTGCCCCAGCCCTACGTGCAGTCGCTGCGGCAGACTCTCAACCGCGACTACCTCGCCGTGGCCCAGAAAGTTTCTGAACTCGAGTCCCGAGTTCACCGGCATGGAAGAGGTCGACGGTACCGAGCTGGCCAAGGTGCGCCTCAATCTCGGGGGAACGGACATCACCTACATGATCAATCCGGAGACCGGTTATCCCAACATCATGCGCTACCAGCAGTTCGTGCCGCAGGCCGGCTCGCAGGTGACCATCGAGGAGCACTATTCCGACTGGACCGTGGTGGACGGCGTGGCTTATGCCTACTCGGTGACTACCTACCAGGACGGCAACCAGGCCAGCCAGGCTACATTCACCAGCCATACCGTGCACTGAACTGGCGGCTACGGTTCCCCGCCTACCGTATATAG